The Methylomusa anaerophila genome has a segment encoding these proteins:
- a CDS encoding L-lactate permease has translation MVYILESLVLTLLPIVLILAMLIIWKQAADISGIVGWAAIAAVAFFAFSTSMEVILRSTVAGFIRSFAVSLIVAASLLQMAYMEQTGALRRIIIFIKTIACENRAVQIMMINIGFGTLMVSVGATPVSLLPPILLAMGYSSYVAIALPAIGYDSLCTYALLGAPIVVFVDIANNFFGKGHEITLAQAGMTFYMFLPVVSTLIGFCMLWIVGQWQAIKEGWGPCLITGTVIGVVSYFTNKYDNLVVLTGVLCGIAVIVTMIAFLLIQGKKVIDQSKLTAEELAYKEQYPLWKALTPWLLLIAFILILNIPKDMFNYLYRVLKLPITGVTADGSPIDTRALWNAYTWIFISTIASMAFIRPTAQQLKNTLSTWWKRAPRPVFSAAIFFAIGEIMNMSGYSMATQKFETASMVKVLADYSALYFHDAYGAVVAFIGLFGGFITGSEASTIAMFAKYTMTTAKNLNMDLTGAIIITAGLAFGGGLASVISPAKLQNAAAAIDRLGDENQIIRVAFVFSGILTLVTSLFVVVLLNIFA, from the coding sequence ATGGTGTATATCCTTGAGTCATTAGTGCTAACCTTGTTGCCGATTGTGCTTATTCTGGCTATGCTTATCATTTGGAAACAGGCCGCCGATATTAGCGGTATTGTCGGCTGGGCAGCCATTGCGGCTGTTGCTTTTTTTGCATTTAGTACAAGCATGGAAGTTATCCTACGTTCTACCGTCGCGGGTTTTATTAGGTCATTTGCCGTTTCGCTTATTGTTGCCGCTTCGTTGTTGCAAATGGCCTATATGGAACAAACCGGCGCTTTGCGAAGAATCATTATCTTCATCAAGACCATAGCCTGTGAAAATCGGGCAGTACAAATTATGATGATTAATATTGGGTTTGGAACATTAATGGTGTCCGTAGGGGCGACGCCGGTATCGCTGTTACCGCCAATTCTTCTGGCAATGGGATATTCAAGTTATGTGGCTATTGCCCTGCCGGCGATCGGATACGATTCTCTCTGTACATACGCGCTTCTGGGGGCGCCGATTGTTGTCTTTGTAGATATAGCCAACAATTTTTTCGGCAAAGGACATGAAATTACTCTCGCCCAGGCGGGAATGACGTTCTACATGTTTTTGCCTGTGGTATCCACTTTGATAGGTTTTTGTATGCTATGGATTGTGGGACAATGGCAAGCCATCAAAGAAGGCTGGGGCCCTTGCCTGATCACCGGGACGGTAATCGGTGTGGTATCATATTTTACTAACAAATATGACAATCTGGTCGTCCTTACCGGCGTATTATGCGGCATTGCGGTTATTGTGACAATGATAGCGTTTTTGCTTATTCAAGGCAAAAAAGTTATTGACCAGAGTAAACTGACGGCTGAGGAACTTGCCTACAAAGAACAGTATCCGTTATGGAAAGCGTTAACCCCGTGGCTTTTATTGATTGCTTTTATTTTAATTTTAAATATACCTAAAGACATGTTTAATTACCTTTACCGGGTACTCAAGCTGCCCATTACCGGTGTAACGGCCGACGGCAGCCCAATTGATACAAGAGCGTTATGGAATGCCTATACCTGGATATTTATCAGTACCATTGCCTCGATGGCGTTTATCCGGCCAACTGCCCAGCAACTAAAGAACACGCTTTCCACTTGGTGGAAACGGGCTCCCCGGCCGGTTTTCTCTGCCGCCATTTTTTTCGCCATCGGCGAGATCATGAACATGTCGGGGTACAGTATGGCTACCCAAAAGTTCGAAACGGCGAGTATGGTGAAAGTATTAGCGGATTATTCAGCCCTGTACTTCCATGACGCTTATGGCGCTGTTGTGGCCTTTATCGGTTTATTTGGCGGATTTATTACCGGCAGTGAAGCTTCGACGATTGCCATGTTTGCCAAATATACGATGACGACAGCTAAAAATCTGAATATGGATTTGACGGGGGCAATTATTATTACCGCCGGGCTGGCTTTCGGCGGCGGTTTGGCAAGCGTCATATCGCCGGCTAAATTGCAAAACGCGGCTGCCGCCATTGACAGGCTTGGCGATGAGAATCAAATCATTCGCGTTGCTTTTGTATTTTCGGGAATATTGACTTTGGTTACTTCATTGTTTGTTGTAGTGCTACTGAATATCTTTGCTTAA
- a CDS encoding helix-turn-helix transcriptional regulator translates to MLSETNRNSYAVNHLLHYSFDLLAQDTRSLSIRYIHNHYVENISMETLARIEHYNVSYYGQWFRKNIGVTPQQYIHQLRIDEAKRLLQETDFSISDIAHQIGYKNQSHLTQVFKKLEGLTPNRYKKLKNI, encoded by the coding sequence ATGTTATCAGAAACAAACAGAAATTCTTACGCAGTTAATCATTTGCTGCATTATTCTTTTGATTTATTAGCACAAGATACAAGATCGCTTTCCATTCGTTATATCCATAATCATTATGTTGAAAACATTTCAATGGAAACCTTGGCAAGAATTGAACATTATAACGTCTCTTATTATGGACAATGGTTCCGGAAAAATATAGGGGTTACCCCGCAGCAATATATTCATCAATTGCGCATTGATGAAGCAAAGCGTTTGCTGCAAGAAACCGATTTTTCGATTTCTGATATTGCGCATCAAATCGGATATAAGAATCAAAGCCACTTAACACAGGTATTTAAAAAATTGGAAGGCTTAACACCAAACCGTTATAAAAAGCTAAAAAATATATAA
- a CDS encoding DMT family transporter: MTKRSISPYWAILIGIFSISSSAIFVKFAAAPSIVTAFYRMLFTSCILTPIILRMFICNRKLLDLSTKQITLSGISGIFFALHFGFWITSLNYTSITSSTVIVTLQPLFVMAGGYLFYREKVSYTSLLGAAISICGGIILGFGDMNSGSNALLGDFLALAGSFFIACYLLIGSNIRKQMHVIPYTYIVYFSASIVLLFGSLITGQPLAGYPPSTWSWFFAMAVVPNILGQTVFSWALKYVKTAVVSVSILGEPAGATILAFIIWNQIPRIRCKW; encoded by the coding sequence ATGACAAAACGATCAATTTCCCCTTACTGGGCTATTCTTATAGGAATATTCTCGATATCCAGTTCTGCAATTTTTGTTAAATTTGCTGCTGCGCCATCCATAGTTACTGCCTTTTATAGAATGCTATTCACAAGTTGTATATTAACCCCCATTATATTGCGAATGTTTATTTGCAATCGTAAGCTATTAGATTTATCAACTAAGCAAATTACTCTGTCTGGTATATCAGGTATTTTTTTTGCATTACATTTCGGATTTTGGATAACCTCACTGAATTACACATCCATTACTAGTTCAACAGTGATAGTGACCTTGCAACCTTTATTTGTGATGGCTGGCGGTTATTTGTTTTATCGAGAGAAAGTATCTTATACTTCCCTGTTGGGGGCTGCTATATCCATATGCGGTGGTATTATCTTGGGATTTGGTGATATGAATAGCGGGTCTAACGCTTTATTAGGAGACTTTCTTGCGTTAGCAGGTTCTTTTTTTATTGCGTGCTATCTTTTGATTGGCAGCAATATTAGGAAACAGATGCATGTAATACCTTATACATATATCGTTTACTTTTCGGCTTCAATAGTGCTTTTGTTTGGAAGTTTAATAACTGGACAACCATTGGCCGGTTATCCTCCGTCCACATGGAGCTGGTTTTTTGCTATGGCTGTAGTACCAAATATCTTAGGTCAAACAGTTTTTAGCTGGGCTCTGAAATATGTAAAAACGGCGGTTGTTTCAGTTAGTATTTTGGGTGAACCAGCAGGAGCTACTATCCTTGCGTTTATTATATGGAATCAGATTCCCCGAATCCGTTGCAAGTGGTAG
- the bioB gene encoding biotin synthase BioB — protein sequence MVFHSGHLSRQEALNILNLPDEALPELIDAAYAVRKKYKGNVVNIQLLTNARSGDCTQNCAYCAQSRASQAGIPKYNLVSYEKLLQDGYTVREKKLARHCIGLSGIRFSDQEIDEFANYIKGLKRETQTHICCSIGFLTPGQAEKLKAAGVNRINHNLNTSRNFYPAICTTHTYEERIANIKMLQGMGFEICCGGIVGLGESKTDVVDMLIAIQAIHPQSVPVNFLIPIEGTALANADTSHLSAEYCLKVLCLARLLNPKADIRCAGGREIYLKGKEKWLFAVVDSIFASGYLTAGGQNIEDAVKIVTEAGFQYTIEPA from the coding sequence ATGGTCTTTCATTCAGGGCATTTATCCCGTCAGGAAGCTTTAAATATTCTTAATTTACCAGATGAAGCGCTTCCGGAACTGATTGACGCCGCCTATGCCGTCAGAAAAAAATACAAAGGCAATGTGGTAAATATCCAGCTTCTCACCAATGCCCGCAGCGGCGATTGCACTCAAAACTGCGCTTACTGCGCTCAATCCCGGGCTTCCCAGGCGGGCATCCCCAAATATAATCTCGTATCGTATGAAAAGCTGCTGCAGGATGGCTATACCGTTCGGGAAAAAAAACTTGCGAGGCATTGCATAGGTTTAAGCGGCATACGCTTCAGCGACCAGGAGATAGATGAATTTGCAAACTATATAAAGGGACTGAAAAGAGAGACACAAACCCATATATGCTGCTCCATCGGTTTTTTGACGCCCGGACAGGCTGAGAAACTCAAGGCAGCCGGGGTAAACCGCATCAATCACAATCTGAATACGAGCAGAAATTTCTATCCGGCTATCTGCACCACCCATACGTATGAGGAAAGAATAGCTAATATAAAAATGCTGCAGGGCATGGGTTTTGAAATCTGCTGCGGCGGCATCGTCGGCCTGGGAGAAAGCAAAACCGATGTAGTGGATATGCTGATTGCGATACAGGCAATCCATCCCCAGTCAGTGCCCGTCAATTTCCTGATACCCATCGAAGGCACGGCTTTGGCGAATGCGGATACATCCCATTTGTCTGCCGAATATTGCCTCAAGGTATTATGCCTGGCCCGGCTTTTAAACCCCAAAGCGGATATACGCTGCGCCGGCGGCAGAGAGATATACCTGAAGGGGAAAGAAAAATGGCTGTTTGCTGTGGTTGATTCCATTTTTGCTTCCGGTTATCTGACCGCAGGTGGGCAAAATATCGAAGATGCCGTCAAAATCGTCACCGAAGCAGGGTTTCAATATACTATAGAACCCGCATGA
- a CDS encoding magnesium transporter CorA family protein: protein MLKIYRSNCTHLYELTFEKIEKGAWFNLINPDQVELEMVAAKTGAPLDFLKAALDEEERSRTELEDNYMLVITNIPIMRGKDSYDALPLGIIISPDYIITVCLEANEVLANFSPENARNFSTCKKTRFLFQILHKSALLYLRYLKQINRRTDDLEHHLRASMKNQEIFQLLDLQKGLTYFTASLRSNGIVLEKLLRLRTLTNLQHLITMYEEDEDLLEDVIIENKQAIEMVEMYSKVLSGLMDCFTSIISNNLNMVMKFLASMTILLAIPTMISSFMGMNVDVPFGANNGFLYTMSFAFFTTVLTAFGLWKKGMF, encoded by the coding sequence ATGTTGAAAATATATCGCAGCAATTGCACACATCTTTATGAATTGACATTTGAGAAAATTGAAAAGGGAGCTTGGTTCAACCTGATAAATCCCGACCAGGTAGAATTGGAAATGGTTGCCGCCAAAACCGGCGCGCCGTTAGACTTTCTAAAGGCCGCCCTGGACGAGGAAGAACGCTCCCGTACCGAGTTGGAAGATAATTATATGCTTGTTATCACCAACATTCCCATTATGCGGGGGAAGGACAGTTATGACGCCCTCCCTCTGGGAATTATCATTTCGCCTGATTATATCATTACCGTTTGTCTTGAGGCTAATGAAGTCCTGGCAAATTTCAGTCCGGAAAATGCGCGAAACTTCAGTACTTGTAAAAAAACCCGCTTTTTGTTTCAAATTCTGCACAAATCAGCTCTGTTATACCTGCGCTATTTGAAACAAATCAACCGGCGCACCGATGATCTGGAGCATCACCTGCGCGCATCCATGAAAAACCAGGAGATATTCCAGCTATTGGACCTGCAGAAAGGCTTAACTTACTTTACCGCTTCCCTTCGCTCAAACGGGATCGTGTTGGAAAAACTCCTCAGGCTTCGTACCCTGACTAATTTGCAGCATCTGATTACAATGTACGAAGAAGATGAAGATCTTTTGGAAGACGTTATCATAGAAAATAAGCAGGCCATTGAAATGGTCGAAATGTATAGCAAAGTTCTTAGCGGTTTAATGGATTGTTTCACTTCCATAATCTCCAATAACTTAAACATGGTTATGAAATTCCTTGCCTCCATGACCATTCTTCTTGCCATTCCGACAATGATATCAAGTTTTATGGGCATGAATGTGGATGTACCTTTTGGCGCAAATAACGGTTTCCTATATACCATGTCCTTTGCTTTCTTTACCACAGTCTTGACTGCTTTTGGTCTGTGGAAAAAAGGAATGTTTTAA
- a CDS encoding VgrG-related protein, which produces MKAGKNVKNECYINPGNVSCCSLGGIGYGIYGFAANTGVPQSFVGWLNKKGHPYGRMLSKFASGTREFSCCWQYIGEHDPEEFKALQHEYVRNTYYVPAVENLCQEFNLDIRSRDAKLQELVWAVAVEYGPTAVGDLMREVLRISGLTHLNELNDHDLRRSIEHIFATSDWAEASDTMAAGVTVPWACESRIDLESA; this is translated from the coding sequence ATGAAGGCAGGCAAAAATGTAAAAAATGAGTGTTATATTAATCCGGGTAACGTATCCTGTTGTTCATTAGGTGGAATTGGTTACGGCATTTACGGATTTGCCGCCAACACCGGTGTACCTCAATCCTTTGTCGGTTGGCTCAACAAAAAGGGTCATCCTTATGGGCGGATGTTATCCAAGTTTGCTTCCGGAACCAGGGAGTTTAGCTGCTGTTGGCAGTATATTGGCGAACACGACCCGGAAGAATTTAAAGCACTGCAGCACGAATATGTACGCAACACTTATTATGTACCCGCAGTTGAGAATTTGTGCCAGGAGTTCAACCTTGACATCCGGTCCAGAGATGCAAAATTGCAGGAACTTGTTTGGGCGGTAGCGGTGGAATACGGACCAACGGCAGTTGGGGATCTTATGCGGGAGGTACTGCGAATATCCGGGCTGACCCATCTTAATGAACTGAATGATCATGATCTCAGACGATCGATTGAGCATATCTTTGCGACAAGCGACTGGGCCGAAGCCAGCGACACAATGGCGGCAGGTGTGACAGTTCCTTGGGCATGTGAATCAAGAATTGATTTGGAATCAGCGTAA
- a CDS encoding DUF1653 domain-containing protein — MVVPGKYRHFKGNEYEVIAVARHSETGEEMVVYKALYGEGGLWVRSLPMFEETVTHNGAKVKRFEYIDG, encoded by the coding sequence ATGGTAGTTCCGGGTAAATATCGTCATTTTAAAGGCAACGAATATGAAGTAATAGCGGTTGCGCGACATAGCGAAACCGGCGAGGAAATGGTGGTGTATAAAGCGCTATACGGCGAAGGCGGGTTATGGGTGCGATCTCTTCCTATGTTTGAAGAAACGGTAACCCATAATGGCGCCAAGGTTAAACGGTTTGAATATATTGACGGCTAA
- a CDS encoding response regulator transcription factor yields MKLLLVEDESKLTDALSHLLKKNGYAVDTAMDGETGIEMAATGAYDALILDRMLPALDGLSLLREIRSLGFDTPVLFLTAKDGAKDRVEGLDAGADDYLVKPFFADELLARLRALIRRKSRNLVGDSLEAAGLILYPLRCEVMKNGKVIHLTVKETHLLELLMNNYGQVITKERIMEKVWGYNSETEITNVDLYIHYLRKKLNVPYIKTVRGVGYYLQEDTRVPATAL; encoded by the coding sequence ATGAAATTGTTACTAGTGGAGGATGAAAGCAAACTAACTGACGCATTATCTCACCTTCTGAAGAAAAACGGCTACGCAGTGGATACTGCAATGGATGGGGAAACAGGAATCGAAATGGCGGCTACCGGTGCATACGATGCCCTAATCCTGGACCGTATGCTGCCTGCCCTTGACGGCCTCAGCCTGTTAAGGGAGATCCGCAGCCTGGGATTTGACACCCCGGTCCTATTTTTAACGGCCAAGGATGGGGCAAAAGACCGGGTGGAAGGCTTGGATGCCGGCGCCGACGACTACTTAGTCAAACCCTTTTTCGCCGACGAACTGCTAGCCAGACTGCGGGCTCTAATCCGCAGAAAATCGAGAAATTTGGTAGGCGACAGTCTGGAAGCAGCCGGCCTGATCCTTTATCCCCTCCGCTGCGAAGTAATGAAAAACGGAAAAGTTATCCATCTCACTGTGAAAGAAACCCATCTGCTGGAACTCTTAATGAACAATTACGGACAAGTAATCACCAAGGAACGAATCATGGAAAAGGTATGGGGCTATAATTCTGAGACTGAGATAACCAACGTGGACCTATACATCCATTACCTGCGAAAAAAACTGAATGTGCCTTATATTAAGACGGTGCGCGGCGTAGGCTACTATCTCCAGGAGGACACCCGTGTTCCAGCAACTGCGCTTTAA
- a CDS encoding sensor histidine kinase, whose amino-acid sequence MFQQLRFKLTLINVAIIFILFVLLIAGAYYRARSDFRDRMEFGARNLIADIKSGAVNNYPPPPPGPFPGVFFVKTDHTGAITFKSAGHLPEPDLLVPLVSQIWQAEAFQGMLTIESMEYFYLKSPLNDQSGMAIVLEDITQTNNMLRRLLTALTITGVVCLSLSFFSSLFMADRAIIPIQNAWQQQKDFLSDASHELRTPLAIMQTNLDVVLDSPEDTIANQRKWLNNIQEETIQMTKLVNSLLFLARADSQQQKLEYHPFALNLAVAATAEAFQPLAAAQGISLHIDTGPQVTVCGDETKFKQVIAILLDNAIRHTPVGGEISLHLSVSGTKTLLTVADSGEGIDPAYLDKIFDRFYQVDKSRSKGGAGLGLAIAKWIIENHQGSIQVASTPGWGTTFTIQMPRRLGLGS is encoded by the coding sequence GTGTTCCAGCAACTGCGCTTTAAGCTCACCCTCATTAATGTCGCCATCATTTTTATTCTGTTTGTCTTATTAATCGCCGGCGCTTATTATCGCGCGCGATCCGACTTCAGAGACCGTATGGAATTTGGCGCCAGGAATTTGATTGCCGACATAAAGTCCGGCGCCGTGAACAACTACCCGCCCCCGCCGCCAGGCCCGTTTCCCGGTGTATTTTTTGTCAAAACAGACCATACCGGCGCCATTACTTTTAAATCTGCCGGGCACCTCCCTGAACCTGACCTCCTAGTGCCTTTAGTCAGCCAAATCTGGCAGGCGGAAGCATTCCAGGGAATGCTTACTATTGAAAGCATGGAATATTTCTACCTTAAATCTCCGCTCAATGATCAGTCCGGTATGGCGATAGTGCTTGAGGATATAACACAAACCAATAATATGCTGCGACGATTGTTGACGGCCTTAACCATCACCGGTGTTGTCTGTTTATCCCTCTCTTTTTTCAGTAGTTTATTTATGGCCGACCGGGCCATAATTCCCATTCAGAACGCCTGGCAGCAGCAAAAAGACTTCCTGTCCGACGCTTCCCACGAACTGAGAACACCGCTTGCCATCATGCAGACAAATCTGGATGTTGTCCTGGATAGCCCGGAAGATACTATCGCCAACCAAAGGAAGTGGCTGAACAATATCCAGGAAGAAACCATTCAGATGACCAAGCTTGTCAATTCCCTGCTCTTTTTGGCCCGGGCCGATTCGCAGCAGCAAAAACTGGAATATCATCCATTTGCCCTTAATTTGGCTGTTGCCGCGACGGCGGAAGCTTTTCAACCTCTTGCCGCAGCCCAGGGAATCTCTCTTCACATAGATACCGGGCCGCAGGTTACAGTCTGCGGCGACGAAACAAAATTTAAACAGGTAATTGCCATACTATTGGATAATGCTATCCGCCATACTCCGGTCGGCGGTGAAATATCCCTCCACTTGTCGGTGTCAGGCACCAAAACATTGCTGACCGTTGCCGACTCCGGTGAAGGAATTGATCCTGCCTATCTCGATAAAATTTTTGATCGCTTTTACCAGGTAGATAAATCCCGGTCCAAAGGAGGCGCCGGGTTGGGATTGGCTATCGCCAAATGGATTATTGAAAATCACCAGGGATCCATACAGGTAGCCAGCACCCCCGGCTGGGGAACCACCTTTACAATACAAATGCCCAGGCGATTAGGCCTGGGCAGCTGA